The Spiroplasma citri genomic sequence TTAGTACTATTTATCGTATAAGCATTATATAATTGCACTTGTGGTTTTAAATAATAAATATCTGTATCAGGAAATCTTAAAATATTAAAAACCATTGATTTTGGATATAATAAAAAACCATTTTTTACAAAAAACACAAAACCTAAATTACCATTATTAGATGTAAAATAAATAAATTCTCTAAAATTAGAAATATCAAATATAACTCTTAAAACATTAGAATAAAAATAATCTAAAATTATAAATAAATTATCCAACGAATAAAAATTTTGTTTAACATCATCAACAAAATAATTACTATTAGATTTTTTAAGAATATCCATATTAATCAATTCTTTATAATTAAAATTTAAAACTAAATAATTCATATCAAAATATTTATAACTCTGATTGGCAATAATTGGCATAAATAAATATTGTATAATTTCTCAATTAAAAGTAAATTCATATTTTATATTGTTTTTATAAATAAAAATATCTAACAATTTATTTGGAGTTTTATAATCTATTATTAATCTACCCAAAGAACCCTTAGAAATATCTGCTAAATTTCAACTTAATAAATAATTTCAAACAGTATTTTTAATTTTATTAAATCAATAATTACTATCATTTTTATCAGCACTTAAATTTGGAATAAAAGGAGTTTCAACACCAAAACTAAATGCATAATTACTAGGGTCTAAACCTTGCATAAAATAATCTTGTCGCAACATTAAAGTAGACTGAAAATCATACTCATTTGCTTTTGCATAAGTTAAATCACTAAAACTATCATTATTTCTTGTTTCTACTTTACAAACATTACTAATATAATTTATAGTTGTAACACTACAAAAAAGAAATATTCAACCAAATATTAAATAAAAAATAATAAATATATCTAATAATCGTTTTCGCATTGTTTTAACCCCCTTAAACAATAAAAATAATTCTAATACCCATAATAATAATTCCAAACGCCATATATAATTGGAAAATAGGGTGTGTTGCAATAATAAATAACTGTGCTACTAATTTATAAAAATCATTAGCAGACTCCAAATAATGCTTAACAGTTGAAAAACCTAAATCTGTTGCCACAACAATATTAGCAACAAAACCAAACCCAACAGTCAAACCAATAACAAAGAAAAATATTAACTTTAACATTATTTATCATTCTCCTTATTTATTTTTGCTGACATTCTTGCCTTTTTATTTGCTGAACGAGTACCAACATAATTACCAACTTTTTTACCAGATTTATATGAAAATGAAACAGTACCCTTAACACCTTTGGCAATATTAGAACTTGCTTCTAAACTTGCACGAGAAACTGAACTTAAACCACGAGAACTATTAACTAACAAAAAGATAACATTTATAACACCACCAATTACTCAAATTACAAATAAAGGAATATTTGTACCTGGTAATTTTAATGCTCACATTCAATCCATTATTTTCATAAAAATATCAACTACAACATTAATGGCATCATTTCATACATCATTAGCAAGTAAATTAATCATTTTCTAACTCTCCTAAATTCTTTAATAAATGTTCCATTCCCATCTCTCGTAATTCATTAAGCGTAATATCTTTTTTAACAATACTAGGTCAATTTTGCTTAGTATAACTTGGTACTTTATCATTTTTTAAATCACGTACAAACTTTAAATATTTACTATCATATTGCATTGCAATAGATAAAGGAATTTTTATCTTAACAAAATTAATACCAATATCTTTATTAGATTTTTTACGAACTCTTTTCCCGTTTGCTGTTCGTTTAACTGTTTCCGTTTTTCATACTAAATAATCATCTAAATCATCAAAGAAACCTATTTTCATTTTAAAATAAGGAAAAAATATACTTGGTTTAATACATTGCATAGGAACAATAATCATATTAGCAATTTCTCTATATTCGACTCAATTCTGATTAATTCGTTGTCCAGCAAAAACAATGTTATTATCAAACTGACGACATAATAAAAAATATGGAATTAAACCACTAAACTTTTTATTGTTTTCTTCGGGTTTAGCACCATTCATATACAAAAATATTTCATCAAATAAAATTAAACTATCATTTGACGGTATCTTATAATTTTTATTTTTAAAATCTAAGTGGTTTAAACCTAAAACTCCAATTTTCTCATCATTAATAAAATAATTAGAATAAACATTATCAAATTTAGCAATTTGTGATAAATAAGTCATCAATAAAGTTTTACCAGTACCCAAAGCACCGTTAATAATTGATATTGGACTACTTTTAACAATTTTAATTAATTTTCGTGTTTGAAAAAGATTACTAAAAAAAGACCAAAAGAAAATAATATCAAAAATTACTAAAAAAATAAAAAGGATAATATCTATAACTGATGTAGAACTAAAATATATAAACTGTAAATTAAAACAAACAATAAAAAAATAGAACAAAATATTTGCCATAAATCAATTTACATATCAATAAGAAACCTTAATATTTTTTTGTCTTCTAAATAAATTAAAATAATTTTTAAACATATATCTACACCACCAATCTAATTGTTTTATATAAAATAAATATTGATAATCAAATTAAGAAAAATACTACTAATCAAATACCTATCATAATCACTGAATAAGTAATATTATCAATAGAACTACCAACAAAGTTATCAATTTCAGTTTTCGGAATAAAATAAAAAATCTGCAAAAGCCCTTGATATACTCGTTGAAAAAAAGTATTTCAATCCATTATTTTATCCAACTAAAAATACAACTTAAAATTAAAAATAACATCCCAAAAACAAGTATTAAAAATACAACAAATATAACAATATCTAAAATAGTGGGATGATTAACTCCGAAAATAATTGTCATAAATTCATAATATAAATCTCATACACTTTGCATTTTTCTTATTCCTTTCCTAAATGTTAATTACTAAAATCAAGATTAGAGTTTATTATTAAATATTAATATCCGTGAATTAACTTTCTGATTGTTTCAATTCCCAAAACCACAAACATTAAAACTAACGGAATAATTAATAACATATGTGACCCTAAAAAAGTAATAAATCAGTTAGTAAATGCAATCGCTCAATTAGCAAGAATAGCTAGCAAGAATAGCAGCAAAATCCGCTATTTGCTTAATAACATCAGCGTCGCCCGTTAATAAATTTAAATTCATTAATAACACCTCACTTAAAATACTTTCTATTAATTAATAATAAAACCTTCGCATACTCTAACCTTGATTTTAGTAATTAACACTAAAAACTAAAATCAATTTTTATACTTGCGAAGGTATTTTATTGATATCAACTTATTCAACAGACTTATCTGCTTTTTTAATTTTTCGTTTTCCCCATTCTTTAAATTCTACTTTTTTAGAACAATGCGGACAAATTAAATACTTATTTTTAAATTTAAATATTGTATTAACTGTTAAAAAAACCAATAACATTAACATTGCAATTACTAAAATAATTGTTGCAAAAACGGTCATTAATTATCACCTTTACTTTCTATATTTAACATATAATTTTTAACTTGTTCTACTAATAACTTAAAATGTTGTTCTTCCATAACACCAATATCAATAACATTATGATTAAGATATAACTTAATTACTTTTCTTAACATAAATAAAGGTATTTTAGTAGGTAAACATTGATGTATAACATTAACTAAATAATCTAATCGCTGTTTATATAACTTAGTTTGTTTTTTCATTTTATTTTTTATGTTTAGGACAAATAATATCTTGTCTATTACATAAATAACAATCTGATTTTTTCTTAGTCATTTTCTAACCTAGAATAATATTTATTAATTAAAACAACATTTTCATTAACACAATTTCAACAATAACGAGACCCATTTTCTCAAACAGTATCATTAATACAAACCATACATAACTTTTGTTGCATATTAACTATTGCTTTCTGTTATTGTTGAATTATTAGAATATTTATTAATAAAATCTTGTTCGGTTTCATAAGGTAATATTTTTGATATTTTACCATTAAAACCAATTTCTACATTATAGAAACTACCTTCAATCATTTCGGGTAAACTATTTTGAAAATCACTATCTTTGCGAACTCATTTATCTTGGTATTCTTTACCAACTATTTTTTTACCTTCAACTCGTAAAAATGTATATACATCATAATAATTATCTTTATTTGACTTATCTTTAATAACTTGATTGTACTTAATTTCACTTAAATAAACTTTAAACATAACTAAAAAATTCCTTTCATTTACATATATGTAAATAAAGGTTTCACAAGGTTTAAAACTTTAAATAAGATAAATGCTAAAAATAAATTAAAAAATATAATTAAAAATGAATGTAAATATAAATTCAAAATAAAAAAATTTACCTATATTTAAAGTTTCGTGGTAGGAAACCTTTATTGGTTTGAATACTTAAATATAACTAAATATTATTAAATGTTATATATAATATTCTAATTTAATTTTACACAACAAAATAAATATGTCAACTATTACATATTTCATAACAAAAAATAAATTTATTTATAAATTTATATCCTCAACTTGTTTTTTTTTTTTTTTTTGCTTTAATTAATTATGTGGTATAGGTTGTGGTAGGTCTATACTGCACGATTAGTACTTTCCATTTGGAAGGTACTTTTTTTAATGTACCTTTGTTTACCTAAATTAAGGTATTTATCAAATTTTTTTCGCGTTCGGTATATGTCTAAATTAGATATTTTTTTGAAAAACCGAAATATTTTTTTATCATATGGAACATATTCTTCCATTTGTCAAAAATAGTCTTTATTTCAATCACTATCAATGCTAACACCCATTAAATAACCATCTTTATTATTAAACATAAAATTATGTTTTGTACCTTTTAATGAAGCGATTAATTCCATTTCACACATCTCAATAACACCAACTTTAACAATAGGGTCGGTACAATTAGCACTAAAACGATATGCTTTGGTATTTAAGTCATAAATATTTTTACTTTTTTCTTCGCTTTGTGCTTTTACAATATATTTAGCAACATATTTACTAACAAATTCATTTGTACCAGTTTTAACTGGTAAATTTTTATTATATCCATAAGGTCAGCATTTTCTAACTACTTTATTAGGGATATATTCACTAAATATGATATGAAAGTGAACTGCTCCCCGCTGTTGATATTCATAAGCAACTAAATATTTTAAATTTTCATATTTATTCTTTTTATATTTAGAAAAATGATACTTTATTTTTTTAATAAATAACTTAAATTGATGATTGGCTTTTTTAACATCTTGTAAATTTTCAGCATAAGTTAAAGTTGTAAAACCTAAATTTTGACAACCACTAAAATTATGAATTGCTTTACGAATACAATTTGCTTGTGAACGAACACGACTATTTAATAATTTAGTTTCATTTTCACCAGTATTTTTAATACCAGTTGAATTGCCTTTACCAAATTTATTAATACATTCTAACGGTAATACAATCGTTTTAATATAAGGACCATAATATACTTTTTTAACATAATATTTTTGATTAACAAAATTACTACTATCAATATAAGGTCTGTATAGAACTTCTCCAGTCAAACGATTATAAGGATTTATATTTACATTCATTTTTTATTTCCTTTCTAAAACAAAAATAAAAAAACATTTACTTATATTTAAAGTTTCGTGGTAGGAGACCTTTATTGGTTTGAATACATTAAACATTTGAATAAATGTTTTTTTATTCTAAGTTAATTAATTTTTTTAATTTTTTATACTGTTAATTTAATTAAATTTTTATTTTAAAAATAAATTTAAAATACTATTGTTTAAATAAATTAATGAAATTACCAAAATCATCTATAGTAAACATAACACCATTATCACTTTTTACTAAAGGATTAGCAAAAATTTGACAAACTGTAGTCAAAAAATTACTATAAAAACCTTCATTTCCTTCTATTTTTGATATAAAACTAAGCTCATTATCACCATTAATTTCTTTTAATCTTAATTTTAAAAAATTAATCATATTAATAATTTTTGTATTAAAATCTGGCACTCTTTTATTAATTAAAAATTTATTTAAATTTTCAATTGTTGTTGAAGATAAAAAGATAATTCATTCTGCAAAAAAATGTTCTTTTGTTTCTTTATTTTCATATATAATATCTTTTAATATTTTATCTTCTCCACCAGTAAAAGAACTACTACTTTCTCCTTTAAAAAAATTTAAATTTTTATTATTTGGCATCATTGCCATTAATGGTGCTACTCCGCTTGTTGTTATTACTGTTGCTCCGATTAAACTTAATATTTTTTTTATAGACATAATACTACTCCTTTCGTTTTATTTATATGTATTTAATATACATAATTTAACTATATTTAATTATTTTTATCTTGTCAAATGTTCTTTTTTTGCTTTTCTCCAGTTGTGTTACTTAATAAAAATGGTACCATACTTTTCTAAAATTGGAAGTTAACGAAATTTATTAGGAATTAGAAATGGAATTATTGCATCGTTACCTTTGCAATTTTTGGTTCAACAATTGCAGTTGAAATGTATCGCATATGTGTTAAATATCGAATTACAATTTGTTTGCCTAAACAGGTTCCTGAAGCAGTCGGAAACTCATTCCTAGCATTAGTTCCAATTATGTTTATTGCCATTATTATTGCTATCATTGTTGTCTTTTTAATTACTTTTTTATGATGATTTGGAATTCATGGGGGGAGCTTAGTTCAATCTGTTACTCGTCCATTTCGAATTATTGCGTTAGATGAAAATCAAAATGCATTGCAAAATGGGAATTTAATTCAAAATGATTTTGTTGAACCATTTTTTCAGTGGTTTGCTCAATATGGTGGGGCTGGTTCAACAATTGGATTAGTTATTATTGGTTCAATTATTGCGAAGTCTAAACTAGTAAAAACAACGACCCGAACATCTTTAATTCCGAGTATTTTTAATATTAATGAACCAATTTTATTTGGATTACCAATTTTAGTTAATCCTTATATGTGAGTGCCATTTGTTTTTTCACCAGTTGCTGGAGCAATTGTTGGTTTTGGGGCTCAAAAAGCAATGGGAATAAATTGAGTTTTGCATCCGTTCCATGGACACTTCCGGGCCCAATTGGTGCATACTTTGCCTCAGGGGGACAAAATGACAAGCGATTATTACTAGTTTAATTGTTTTAGGAGTATCGCTTGCAATATGGCTACCATTTGTGCTTTGGTTTGATCGGGTAACTACTAAACGAGAAACTGAAATAACAAATCAGAAAGAGGTGAAAATTAATGGATAAAATAGAACAATTAGTTAATTATTCTTTTAGTCTAATAACATATGGGGTAATGCCAAATCGTTAGCATTAAAAGCATTGGCAAAAGCACAAACAAATGAATATGGTGTTATATTTGTTGTATTTTTAATACTTGTTTTTGGGGTGTTATTTTTAATTTTAAGTTGTATTTTTAGGTGGATAAAATAATGGACTGAAATATTTTTTTGCAACGAGTATATCAAGGTCTTTTACAAATTTTTTATTTTATTCCGAAAACTGAAATTGATAACTTTGTCGGTAGTTCTATTGATAATATTACTTATTCAGTAATTATGATAGGTGTTTGATTAGTTGTTTTTTTTCTAATTTGGTTATCAATATTTATTTTATATAAAACAATTAGATTGGTGGTGTAGATATATGTTTAAAAATTATTTTAAATTATTTAAAAGACAAAAAAATATTAAGTTTTCTTATTGATATGTAAATTGATTTATGGCAAATATTTTGTTTTATTTTTTTATTGTTTGTTTTAATTTACAGTTTATATATTTTAGTTCTACATCAGTTATAGATATTATCTTTTTTATTTTTTTAGTAATTTTTGATATTATTTTCTTTTGGTCTTTTTTTAGTGATCTTTTTCAAACACGGAAACTTGTTAAAATTGTTAAAAGTAGTCCAATATCAATTATTAACGGTGCTTTGGGTACTGGTAAAACTTTATTGATGACTTATTTATCGCAAATTGCTAAATTTGATAATGTTTATTCTAATTATTTTATTAATGATGAAAAAATTGGAGTTTTAGGTTTAAACCATTTAGATTTTAAAAATAAAAAATATAAAATACCGCCAGATGATAGTTTAATTTTATTTGATGAAATATTTTTATATATAAATGGTACAAACCCTAAGGAAAATGATAAAAAATTTAGTGGTTTAAAAGCATATTTTTTATTATGTCGTCAGTTTAATAATAATATTATTTTTGCCGGACAACGAATTAATCAAAATTGAGTCGAATATAGAGAAATTGCTAATATGATTATTGTTCCTATGCAATGTATTCCACCTAGTATATTTTTTCCTTATTTTAAAATGAAAATAGGTTTTTTTTGATGATTTAGATGATTATTTAATATGAAAAACGGAAACGGTTAAACGAACAGCAAACGGTAAAAGAGTTCGTAAAAAATCTAATAAAAATATTGGTATTAATTTTGTTAAGATAAAAATTCCTTTATCTATTGCAATGCAATATGATAGTAAATATTTAAAGTTTGTACGTGATTTAAAAAATGATAAAGTACCAAGTTATACTAAGCAAAATTGACCTAGTATTGTTAAAAAAGATATTACGCTTAATGAATTACGAGAGATGGGAATGGAACATTTATTAAAGAATTTAGGAGAGTTAGAAAATGATTAATTTACTTGCTAATGATGTATGAAATGATGCCATTAATGTTGTAGTTGATATTTTTATGAAAATAATGGATTGAATGTGAGCATTAAAATTACCAGGTACAAATATTCCTTTATTTGTAATTTGAGTAATTGGTGGTGTTATAAATGTTATCTTTTTGTTAGTTAATAGTTCTCGTGGTTTAAGTTCAGTTTCTCGTGCAAGTTTAGAAGCAAGTTCTAATATTGCCAAAGGTGTTAAGGGTACTGTTTCATTTTCATATAAATCTGGTAAAAAAGTTGGTAATTATGTTGGTACTCGTTCAGCAAATAAAAAGGCAAGAATGTCAGCAAAAATAAATAAGGAGAATGATAAATAATGTTAAAGTTAATATTTTTCTTTGTTATTGGTTTAACCGTTGGGTTTGGCTTTATTGCTAATATTGTTGTGGCAACAGATTTAGGTTTTTCTACTGTTAAAAATTATTTGGAGTCTGCTAATGATTTTTATAAATTAGTAGCACAGTTATTTATTATTGCGACACATCCTATTTTCCAGTTATATATGGCGTTTGGAATTATTATTATGGGTATTAGAATTATTTTTATTGTTTAGGGGGTCAAAACAATGCGAAAACGATTATTAGATATATTTATTATTTTTTATTTAATATTTGGTTGAATATTTCTTTTTTGTAGTGTTACAGCTGTAAATTTTATTAGTAATGTTTGTAAAATAGAAACAAGAAATAATGATAATTTTAGTGATTTAACTTATGCAAAAGCAAATGAGTATGATTTTCAGTCTACTTTAATGTTGCGACAAGATTATTTTATGCAAGGTTTAGACCCTAGTAATTATGCATTTAGTTTTGGTGTTGAAATTCCTTTTATTCCAAAAGTGAGTGTTGATAAAAATGATAGTAATTATTGATTTAATAAAATTAAAAATGCTGCTTGAAATTATTTATTAAGTTGAAACCCGAAAGATATTTCTAAGGGTTTTTGGGGTAAATTAATTATTAATTATGAAACCCCAAATAAATTGTTAGATATTTTTATTTATAAAAACAATATAAAATATGAATTTACTTTTAATTGAGAAATTATACAATATTTATTTATGCCAATTATTGCCAATCAGAGTTATAAACATTTTGATATGAATTATTTAGTTTTAAATTTTAATTATAAAGAATTGATTAATATGGATATTCTTAAAAAATCTAACAGTAATTATTTTGTTAATGATGTTAAACAAAATTTTTATTCGTTGGATAATTTATTTCAAGTTTTAGATTATTTTTATTCTAATGTTTTAAGAGTTATATTTGATATTTCGAATTTTAGAGAATGTATTTATTTTACATCTAATAATGGTAATTTAGGTTTTGTTTTTTTGTAAAAAATGGTTTTTTATTATATCCAAAATCAATGGTTTTTAATATTTTAAGATTTCCTGATACAGATATTTATTATTTAAAACCACAAGTGCAATTGTATAATGCTTATACGATAAATAGTACTAATGATTATTTTTCTTATTATTCAAATTGAGATTATAAGACTGATATTTTACCTTCTAATAATGATAAATATACTCAATCAATAAAATTATTAGATATGACAGATAGGTCAAAATATCAAGGTTTTAATTTAATTAGATTTAATACAACCAGATTAACAGAAGATAGGTCTATTTCAATTAATGGTTTTAATTTTAGTCTTTATAATGCTACTGATTGAAATGGTGAACTTAATGATGGAAAAATTTGACAATTACCTTATAAAAAAGGTGCTTGATACCGTTTAGATATTCATATTGAAAATGCGGCAATTTGGATTGTAAATAATTTGCCTGGTATGAAAGAAATTTATAAATTTGTTAATGGAATAGTACATGTGTTTAGTAATGTTTCTGAATTGTTTAATAATATTGGTAATTTGTTTGCTTTTGATATTACATTTAAAATTATGTTAAGTTCTATTTTAGTTTTAGCAATGGTTAACGGACTTTTACGCTATTTTTAATAGTAAAAATAATGTTGTTGGTAAAAAAAGTAAGGTGGTGTGGTGGTTTATCCACGCACCACCTTACTTAAAGGGGTAAAAGTCGCGGAGCGACTTAGGGGCGAAGCCCCTTTCCTTGATTAACTAACACAACTGTCCCAAAGCAAAAATAACTCAATAAAATCAAGGTTTTAAAATTTAGTTTTTATAAAAAAATCATCAAAAAATTTAATGAAAGGAGGTAAAAAAATGGAAAATAATATAAATACAAATGCATACAATCGTTTAACGAAAGAAAATTTATATAGACCATATATTGATAATA encodes the following:
- a CDS encoding spiroplasma phage ORF1-like family protein translates to MRKRLLDIFIIFYLIFGWIFLFCSVTTINYISNVCKVETRNNDSFSDLTYAKANEYDFQSTLMLRQDYFMQGLDPSNYAFSFGVETPFIPNLSADKNDSNYWFNKIKNTVWNYLLSWNLADISKGSLGRLIIDYKTPNKLLDIFIYKNNIKYEFTFNWEIIQYLFMPIIANQSYKYFDMNYLVLNFNYKELINMDILKKSNSNYFVDDVKQNFYSLDNLFIILDYFYSNVLRVIFDISNFREFIYFTSNNGNLGFVFFVKNGFLLYPKSMVFNILRFPDTDIYYLKPQVQLYNAYTINSTNDYFSYYSNWDYKTDILPSNNDKYTQSIKLLDMTDRSKYQGFNLIRFNTTRLTEDRSISINGFNFSLYNATDWSGELNDGKIWQLPYKKGAWYRLDIHIENAAIWIVNNLPGMKEIYKFVNGIVHVFSNVSELFNNIGNLFAFDITFKIMLSSILVLAMVNGLLRYF
- a CDS encoding DUF2649 family protein, translated to MDWNTFFQRVYQGLLQIFYFIPKTEIDNFVGSSIDNITYSVIMIGIWLVVFFLIWLSIFILYKTIRLVV
- a CDS encoding rolling circle replication-associated protein, whose amino-acid sequence is MNVNINPYNRLTGEVLYRPYIDSSNFVNQKYYVKKVYYGPYIKTIVLPLECINKFGKGNSTGIKNTGENETKLLNSRVRSQANCIRKAIHNFSGCQNLGFTTLTYAENLQDVKKANHQFKLFIKKIKYHFSKYKKNKYENLKYLVAYEYQQRGAVHFHIIFSEYIPNKVVRKCWPYGYNKNLPVKTGTNEFVSKYVAKYIVKAQSEEKSKNIYDLNTKAYRFSANCTDPIVKVGVIEMCEMELIASLKGTKHNFMFNNKDGYLMGVSIDSDWNKDYFWQMEEYVPYDKKIFRFFKKISNLDIYRTRKKFDKYLNLGKQRYIKKSTFQMESTNRAV
- a CDS encoding PTS transporter subunit EIIC, whose translation is MYRICVKYRITICLPKQVPEAVGNSFLALVPIMFIAIIIAIIVVFLITFLWWFGIHGGSLVQSVTRPFRIIALDENQNALQNGNLIQNDFVEPFFQWFAQYGGAGSTIGLVIIGSIIAKSKLVKTTTRTSLIPSIFNINEPILFGLPILVNPYMWVPFVFSPVAGAIVGFGAQKAMGINWVLHPFHGHFRAQLVHTLPQGDKMTSDYY
- a CDS encoding DUF2649 family protein encodes the protein MDWNIFLQRVYQGLLQIFYFIPKTEIDNFVGSSIDNITYSVIMIGVWLVVFFLIWLSIFILYKTIRLVV
- a CDS encoding spiroplasma phage ORF1-like family protein, which encodes MVFNILRFPDTDIYYLKPQVQLYNAYTINSTNDYFSYYSNWDYKTDILPSNNDKYTQSIKLLDMTDRSKYQGFNLIRFNTTRLTEDRSISINGFNFSLYNATDWNGELNDGKIWQLPYKKGAWYRLDIHIENAAIWIVNNLPGMKEIYKFVNGIVHVFSNVSELFNNIGNLFAFDITFKIMLSSILVLAMVNGLLRYF